One Mycolicibacterium pulveris genomic region harbors:
- a CDS encoding threonine ammonia-lyase produces the protein MRLVTIHDIEEAAARVRAFIVRTPLLRAAWAGDDDRPLWIKPESLQVIGAFKVRGAFNAIDRLGESVRTRGVVAYSSGNHAQAVAHAAAVFGIPAHIVMPRETPEVKVAAARGHGAEVVLCEAGQRERVAAELVEETGGLLIPPFDHPDIIAGQGTVGLEIAEDLPTVENVLVPVSGGGLASGIGTAIKALCPNARVIGVEPELASDTAQGLRVGHRVEWSIEDRNRTIADGLRSQPSELTFAHLQAVLDGVVTVAESEIRVAVRELAYRAHLVSEPSGAVALAAYRQGSTPAGRTVMVLSGGNIEPALLQEILA, from the coding sequence GTGCGGCTGGTGACGATCCACGACATCGAAGAGGCGGCCGCGCGGGTTCGCGCCTTCATCGTGCGCACGCCGCTGCTGCGCGCAGCGTGGGCGGGCGACGACGACCGGCCGCTGTGGATCAAGCCCGAGAGCCTGCAGGTGATCGGCGCGTTCAAGGTGCGCGGCGCGTTCAACGCGATCGATCGTCTCGGCGAATCGGTTCGCACCAGGGGAGTGGTGGCGTATTCCAGCGGAAACCATGCGCAGGCGGTCGCGCACGCCGCCGCGGTGTTCGGAATCCCGGCTCATATCGTCATGCCGCGCGAGACCCCTGAGGTGAAGGTGGCCGCCGCCCGCGGCCACGGCGCCGAGGTGGTGCTGTGCGAAGCGGGGCAGCGCGAGCGCGTGGCGGCCGAACTGGTGGAGGAGACCGGGGGCCTGCTGATACCGCCGTTCGACCACCCCGACATCATCGCCGGGCAAGGCACCGTCGGCCTGGAGATCGCCGAGGACCTGCCCACCGTCGAAAACGTCTTGGTGCCGGTAAGCGGTGGCGGTCTGGCGTCAGGAATCGGTACCGCGATCAAGGCGCTCTGCCCGAACGCTCGTGTGATCGGGGTGGAGCCGGAGTTGGCGTCTGACACCGCGCAGGGTCTGCGTGTCGGTCACCGTGTCGAATGGTCGATCGAGGACCGCAACCGCACCATCGCCGATGGCCTTCGCTCGCAACCGTCCGAGTTGACGTTTGCACACCTGCAGGCGGTGCTGGACGGTGTCGTCACGGTAGCCGAAAGCGAAATCCGCGTAGCCGTACGCGAACTCGCTTACCGCGCGCATCTGGTCAGCGAGCCCAGCGGCGCGGTGGCCTTGGCCGCCTACCGTCAGGGCTCGACACCTGCGGGCCGCACGGTGATGGTCTTGTCCGGCGGCAACATCGAACCCGCGCTGTTGCAGGAGATCCTGGCCTGA
- a CDS encoding NAD(P)H-dependent flavin oxidoreductase, translating to MDLLDRLRLDVPVAQAGMGGGLAGPELAAAVAAAGALGTLGLTAPDRLTAAVERVREAAPDRAVAVNLLMPFVRRGHVDACLRSRVDVAVMAFRIDRAMIARLREGGVFVFVMVGTEQQARTAIAWGADGLIAQGGEAGGHLTGDTDALRFLPVALRVAEDRPVLLAGGIASAEDTRAALAAGAHGVVAGTRFLLTRESRAHRAYQQRILAADRTFRTTLFGLGWPAPHRVVANAATRRWCGDDGGARLAPRLVNVLSGPMARLPDRAAASVNNLQTPMLPLFSPIAPTLDMPESSVERTALYAGETVLRIESVISAAEAVAELSPGGH from the coding sequence ATGGATCTTCTTGACCGGCTGCGTCTCGACGTTCCGGTCGCGCAGGCAGGAATGGGCGGCGGGCTGGCCGGCCCCGAACTGGCCGCTGCCGTCGCCGCGGCTGGCGCGCTGGGCACCCTCGGTCTGACCGCACCCGACCGGCTCACAGCGGCCGTCGAACGGGTGCGCGAGGCGGCGCCGGACCGCGCGGTCGCCGTGAACCTGCTGATGCCGTTCGTGCGCCGCGGTCACGTCGACGCGTGCCTGCGCTCGCGCGTCGACGTCGCGGTGATGGCGTTCCGGATCGACCGGGCGATGATCGCCCGTCTCCGCGAGGGCGGGGTTTTCGTGTTCGTCATGGTCGGTACCGAGCAGCAGGCCCGCACGGCCATCGCCTGGGGCGCCGACGGGTTGATTGCTCAAGGCGGCGAGGCCGGCGGCCACCTCACCGGCGACACCGACGCGTTGCGCTTCCTGCCGGTGGCGTTGCGCGTCGCCGAGGACCGACCGGTACTGCTGGCCGGCGGCATCGCGTCGGCCGAGGACACCCGCGCCGCGCTGGCCGCCGGAGCGCACGGGGTGGTAGCGGGCACGCGGTTCCTGTTGACCCGCGAATCACGCGCCCATCGCGCCTATCAGCAGCGAATCCTGGCCGCCGACAGGACGTTTCGTACCACGCTGTTCGGGCTTGGCTGGCCAGCGCCGCACCGGGTGGTCGCCAACGCCGCCACCCGCCGCTGGTGTGGCGACGACGGCGGTGCGCGGCTGGCGCCGCGGCTGGTGAACGTGCTGAGCGGTCCAATGGCCCGGCTGCCCGATCGCGCGGCGGCGTCGGTGAACAACCTGCAGACGCCGATGCTCCCGTTGTTCTCCCCCATCGCTCCGACACTGGACATGCCGGAATCCTCGGTCGAGCGCACCGCGCTGTACGCGGGTGAGACGGTGCTGCGGATCGAGTCTGTGATCTCGGCCGCCGAGGCTGTCGCGGAGCTCTCACCCGGAGGACACTGA
- a CDS encoding thiol-disulfide oxidoreductase DCC family protein, whose product MTGVLFFDGRCGMCTRARDFLMRLDRTGELTTEPLQVEGAAQRLGIPESRLLESARWLDSSGAVYAGAEAVNAALSSALGTRWPSRLYRIPGVRGLQEAVYRRVADHRHRFPGTTPYCESHPLSC is encoded by the coding sequence ATGACCGGAGTGCTGTTCTTCGACGGCCGGTGCGGGATGTGCACCCGTGCGCGGGACTTCTTGATGAGGCTGGATCGCACCGGCGAGCTGACCACAGAACCGCTCCAGGTCGAGGGCGCTGCGCAGCGGCTCGGCATCCCGGAGTCGCGCCTGCTGGAGTCGGCGCGCTGGCTTGATTCCTCCGGCGCGGTCTACGCGGGCGCAGAGGCGGTGAACGCCGCGTTGTCGTCGGCGCTGGGCACCCGATGGCCCTCGCGGCTCTACCGTATTCCCGGAGTTCGCGGGCTGCAGGAGGCGGTATATCGGCGGGTCGCCGATCACCGGCACCGCTTCCCCGGCACCACGCCCTACTGCGAATCGCACCCGCTGTCCTGCTGA
- a CDS encoding TetR/AcrR family transcriptional regulator → MKVNDAGQPATKVRRTQAERTAATRAQLIGAARKLFADKGFSEVSTQAIVEAAGVTRGALYHQFADKTELFAAVYEEVERELVADIGRQIGSVSPGDPLEAMRVGARLFLDGCSAPDVQQIVLIDAPAVLGWERWRAVGVKYGLGVIETMLAAAIEQGAIPNQPLRSTAHVLLGALDEAALYVSRATDPDQARTEMEAVCDRLISGIAGKGHAEPG, encoded by the coding sequence ATGAAAGTCAATGATGCGGGGCAGCCGGCCACCAAGGTGCGCCGTACCCAGGCCGAGCGGACCGCGGCAACCCGGGCGCAGCTGATCGGTGCCGCCCGAAAACTGTTCGCCGACAAGGGCTTCTCCGAGGTGTCGACGCAGGCCATCGTCGAGGCAGCCGGGGTCACCCGAGGTGCGCTCTACCACCAGTTCGCCGACAAGACCGAGCTGTTCGCCGCGGTGTACGAAGAGGTGGAGCGCGAGCTGGTGGCCGACATCGGACGCCAGATCGGCTCCGTAAGCCCAGGTGATCCGCTGGAAGCGATGCGCGTCGGGGCGCGGTTGTTCCTGGACGGGTGCTCGGCGCCCGATGTGCAGCAGATCGTGTTGATCGACGCGCCGGCGGTGCTGGGCTGGGAGCGTTGGCGCGCGGTCGGGGTGAAGTACGGGCTCGGCGTGATCGAGACGATGCTCGCGGCCGCGATCGAGCAGGGCGCCATCCCGAACCAACCGCTGCGCTCGACAGCCCATGTTCTGCTCGGCGCGCTCGACGAGGCCGCACTGTACGTGTCGCGGGCGACCGATCCCGACCAGGCACGCACCGAGATGGAGGCGGTGTGTGACCGCTTGATCAGCGGGATCGCGGGGAAGGGCCATGCCGAACCGGGCTGA
- a CDS encoding alpha/beta fold hydrolase, with protein MPQVALEQVTIGYRVLGPEDSPHPPVVFVHGILADSRLWDRVADGLAALGYRCYLPDWPLGSHTIPVASAEQLTPAGVAAMIRDFIVALGLSDVTLVGNDTGGALCQVVVDAYPEHIGRLVLTNCDAFDKFPPFPFNLVFAVLRGPVSIKLLFEALRLRALRHSPLGYGLLLRPDAQLTASWIEPARTDVRIRRDLAALLRSVAKTDLVDLAARLPRFTKPVAVVWGLRDRSFTPALGRRLAAQFPHSTLIEVPDARTFVSLDAPKAVIDAIAGVHAAKPLT; from the coding sequence ATGCCGCAGGTAGCGCTGGAACAGGTCACGATCGGTTACCGCGTGCTGGGTCCGGAGGACTCACCGCATCCGCCCGTCGTATTCGTGCACGGCATCCTGGCCGACAGCAGGCTGTGGGACCGGGTCGCCGACGGCCTCGCCGCTTTGGGGTACCGCTGCTATCTGCCGGATTGGCCGCTGGGCTCGCACACCATCCCCGTGGCGTCCGCGGAGCAGCTGACCCCTGCGGGCGTGGCGGCGATGATCCGCGACTTCATCGTCGCGCTCGGGCTTTCCGACGTGACCCTGGTCGGCAACGACACCGGAGGCGCCCTGTGCCAGGTGGTCGTCGACGCGTATCCAGAGCACATCGGCAGGTTGGTGCTGACCAACTGCGACGCCTTCGACAAGTTTCCGCCGTTCCCGTTCAACCTGGTCTTCGCCGTGCTGCGCGGACCGGTGTCGATCAAGCTGCTGTTCGAGGCGCTGCGGTTGAGGGCGCTGCGCCACTCTCCGCTCGGCTACGGCCTGCTGCTGCGTCCCGATGCGCAACTGACGGCGTCCTGGATCGAACCGGCCCGCACCGACGTGCGCATCCGCAGGGATTTGGCGGCGCTGTTGCGTTCCGTCGCCAAGACCGATCTCGTCGACCTCGCCGCTCGGTTGCCCCGATTCACCAAGCCGGTCGCCGTGGTGTGGGGCCTGCGGGACCGCTCGTTCACGCCTGCGCTGGGCAGGCGCTTGGCCGCCCAGTTCCCGCACTCGACCCTGATCGAGGTTCCCGACGCAAGGACGTTCGTGTCGTTGGACGCCCCGAAAGCCGTCATCGACGCCATCGCGGGAGTGCACGCGGCCAAGCCGCTGACCTGA
- a CDS encoding MFS transporter, which yields MGAPAELNTITTQVPSRLDRLPWSRFHWRVVLGLGGVWILDGLEVTMVGNVASRLTEEGSGIELTAAEIGIAAAVYITGACLGALFFGQLTDRFGRKKLFILTLVVYLTATVATAFAFAPWYFYLARFFTGAGIGGEYAAINSAIDELIPARVRGRVDLIINGSYWLGAAGGAAGALVLLNTSIFPADIGWRIAFGLGAVFGLVVLVVRRKVPESPRWLFIHGHEEEAERIVDGIEREVERETSQPLEDAEGSITVRQRKTISFREIAKVAFTLYPRRAILCLALFVGQAFIYNAFTFNLGTILSTFFGVASGVVPVFFIVWALSNFAGPLVLGRLFDTIGRKPMISFAYIGSGAIAAMLAWLFVVEAGGAWMFIAVLAVCFFLASSGASAAYLTVSEIFPMETRAMAIAFFYAVGTAIGGITGPLLFGQLIDSGQRGLVATGFLIGAGVMAVAGVVELVLGVKAEGKDLESLAEPLTTTDEQPTPESAADPDRQAREARIAARAERQRAGQSRSRRYRPGPAPGWAAAWREPPSPGAPETALDHEIESIARAVSEHEPITLRELHRVVGARYWGPGEFRKALREALAENRIARQHRGVMVLPEREQASR from the coding sequence GTGGGTGCACCGGCGGAGTTGAACACGATCACGACGCAAGTACCGTCTCGGCTGGATCGGTTGCCGTGGTCGCGGTTTCACTGGCGCGTGGTGCTCGGGCTCGGCGGGGTGTGGATCCTCGACGGGCTCGAAGTCACCATGGTCGGCAACGTCGCATCCCGGCTGACCGAGGAAGGCAGCGGCATCGAGCTCACCGCCGCTGAAATCGGGATCGCTGCAGCGGTTTACATCACCGGCGCCTGCCTGGGGGCGCTGTTCTTCGGCCAGCTGACCGACCGGTTCGGCCGCAAGAAGTTGTTCATCCTCACGCTCGTGGTGTACCTGACCGCCACGGTGGCAACGGCTTTCGCCTTCGCGCCGTGGTACTTCTATCTGGCCCGATTCTTCACCGGCGCCGGTATCGGCGGCGAATACGCCGCCATCAACTCCGCGATCGATGAACTGATCCCCGCCCGCGTCAGGGGCCGCGTCGACCTGATCATCAACGGCTCCTACTGGCTTGGCGCGGCCGGTGGTGCCGCGGGCGCGCTGGTGCTGTTGAACACGTCGATCTTCCCCGCCGACATCGGCTGGCGGATCGCCTTCGGGCTCGGCGCCGTCTTCGGGCTCGTGGTGCTGGTGGTGCGCCGCAAGGTCCCCGAAAGCCCGCGCTGGCTTTTCATCCACGGCCACGAGGAGGAAGCCGAACGGATCGTCGATGGCATCGAACGCGAAGTGGAGCGCGAGACAAGCCAACCGCTGGAGGACGCCGAGGGCTCGATCACCGTGCGTCAGCGCAAGACGATCTCGTTTCGGGAGATCGCCAAGGTCGCGTTCACGCTCTACCCGAGACGGGCGATCCTCTGCCTTGCCCTGTTCGTCGGGCAGGCGTTCATCTACAACGCGTTCACGTTCAACCTCGGCACCATATTGAGCACCTTCTTCGGTGTCGCCTCCGGCGTCGTCCCGGTGTTCTTCATCGTCTGGGCGCTGAGCAATTTCGCCGGACCGCTGGTGCTCGGGCGCCTGTTCGACACGATCGGACGAAAGCCGATGATCTCCTTCGCCTACATCGGGTCGGGAGCCATCGCGGCGATGCTCGCTTGGCTCTTCGTGGTCGAGGCCGGCGGTGCGTGGATGTTCATCGCGGTGCTGGCGGTCTGTTTCTTCCTGGCGTCCTCGGGTGCCAGCGCGGCGTATCTGACTGTCAGCGAGATCTTTCCGATGGAAACCCGCGCGATGGCGATCGCGTTCTTCTACGCGGTGGGTACGGCGATCGGTGGCATCACCGGACCATTGCTGTTCGGGCAGCTGATCGATTCCGGACAGCGCGGCCTGGTGGCGACAGGCTTCCTGATCGGTGCCGGCGTGATGGCCGTGGCGGGGGTGGTGGAACTGGTGTTGGGTGTCAAAGCCGAAGGCAAGGACCTCGAGTCGCTGGCAGAGCCGCTGACGACGACCGACGAGCAGCCGACTCCGGAATCGGCGGCAGACCCCGACCGGCAGGCACGCGAGGCCCGCATCGCCGCACGTGCGGAACGCCAGCGCGCCGGCCAGTCTCGGTCGCGGCGCTACCGCCCCGGCCCGGCCCCCGGATGGGCCGCCGCCTGGCGCGAGCCGCCGAGCCCCGGCGCGCCGGAGACCGCGCTGGACCACGAGATCGAGTCGATCGCCCGCGCGGTCAGCGAACACGAGCCGATCACGCTGCGTGAGTTGCACCGGGTGGTCGGTGCGCGGTACTGGGGTCCCGGCGAGTTCCGCAAGGCGTTGCGGGAAGCGTTGGCGGAGAATCGGATCGCCCGTCAACATCGTGGCGTCATGGTGCTTCCGGAGCGCGAACAGGCTTCGCGATGA
- a CDS encoding DUF1660 family phage protein encodes MTMACRVFGHQPTFSVHGDTMRWSCERCGQAPGAKQYRTAEEARRYAAAFNKRDTDDLGKRAPLIGLLPLRLWRRLRRE; translated from the coding sequence ATGACCATGGCATGCCGGGTGTTCGGTCACCAGCCGACCTTCTCGGTCCACGGCGACACGATGCGGTGGTCGTGTGAGCGATGTGGCCAGGCGCCCGGCGCCAAGCAATACCGCACCGCCGAGGAGGCGCGGCGCTATGCCGCGGCGTTCAACAAGCGCGACACCGACGACTTGGGTAAGCGCGCACCGTTGATCGGCCTGCTGCCACTGAGGCTGTGGCGCCGGCTGCGGCGCGAATGA
- a CDS encoding cyclopropane mycolic acid synthase family methyltransferase, whose product MPETTNDAGGLKPHFEDVQSHYDLSDEFFRLFLDRTQTYSCAYFERDDMTLEEAQIAKIDLSLGKLDLQPGMTLLDIGCGWGATLNRALERYDVNVIGLTLSENQKAYVEKLFAQSPSSRSKRVLLRGWEQFDEPVDRIVSIGAFEHFGRDRYDDFFKMAYSVLPDDGVMLLHTIIKPTDEEFAESGLPLTMKLLRFSKFIMDEIFPGGDLPKPTVVEEHAAKAGFELRRAHRLRLHYARTLEIWAEALEARKDEAIAVQSREVYDRYMKYLTGCAELFREGYTDICQFTLAKG is encoded by the coding sequence TTGCCAGAAACCACGAACGACGCGGGGGGCCTAAAGCCCCACTTCGAGGATGTGCAGTCGCACTATGACCTCTCCGATGAGTTCTTCCGGCTCTTCCTCGATCGCACGCAGACCTACAGCTGCGCGTACTTCGAACGCGACGACATGACGCTGGAAGAGGCGCAGATCGCCAAGATCGACCTCTCGCTGGGCAAGCTGGACCTGCAGCCGGGGATGACGTTGCTCGACATCGGCTGCGGTTGGGGTGCGACGCTGAACCGGGCGCTGGAGCGCTACGACGTCAATGTCATCGGTCTCACGTTGAGCGAGAACCAGAAGGCCTACGTGGAGAAGTTGTTCGCCCAGTCACCCAGTTCGCGAAGCAAGCGGGTCTTGCTGCGCGGCTGGGAGCAGTTCGACGAGCCGGTCGACCGGATCGTCTCCATCGGGGCGTTCGAACACTTCGGTCGCGATCGATACGACGACTTCTTCAAGATGGCCTATTCGGTGCTGCCCGATGACGGCGTGATGCTGTTGCACACCATCATCAAACCGACCGACGAGGAGTTCGCCGAGAGCGGGCTGCCGTTGACGATGAAGCTGCTGCGCTTCTCGAAGTTCATCATGGACGAGATCTTCCCCGGCGGTGACCTGCCGAAGCCGACCGTCGTCGAGGAGCACGCCGCCAAGGCCGGTTTCGAGCTCAGACGCGCCCACCGGCTGCGGCTGCACTACGCCCGCACCCTGGAGATCTGGGCCGAGGCGCTGGAGGCCCGCAAGGACGAGGCGATCGCTGTCCAGTCCCGGGAGGTCTACGACCGGTACATGAAGTACTTGACCGGCTGCGCGGAGCTGTTCCGCGAGGGATATACCGACATCTGTCAGTTCACGCTCGCCAAAGGCTGA
- a CDS encoding SRPBCC family protein, with protein MDGSVTVSMAAPAERIWNLIADVRNTGRFSPEVMEAEWLGGATGPALGARFRGHVKRNEIGPVYWTTCEVTACEPGREFGFAVLLGDKPVNNWHYRLTPTDGGTDVTESFRLNDSVPMKLFSVLGGQLRRRRNIRDMRKTLERIKAVVESPDSP; from the coding sequence ATGGACGGTTCGGTGACGGTGTCGATGGCGGCGCCGGCAGAGCGCATCTGGAATCTGATCGCGGACGTGCGCAATACCGGCAGGTTCTCCCCCGAGGTGATGGAGGCCGAATGGCTCGGCGGCGCCACCGGCCCGGCGCTGGGGGCGCGGTTCCGCGGGCACGTCAAACGCAACGAGATCGGGCCGGTGTACTGGACGACGTGCGAGGTCACCGCCTGCGAACCGGGCCGCGAGTTCGGCTTCGCGGTGCTGCTCGGCGACAAACCCGTCAACAACTGGCACTATCGGCTGACCCCGACCGACGGCGGCACCGACGTCACCGAGTCGTTTCGGCTCAACGACTCGGTGCCGATGAAGCTGTTCTCGGTGCTTGGCGGTCAGCTGCGACGACGGCGCAACATCCGCGACATGCGCAAGACGCTGGAGCGCATCAAGGCTGTGGTCGAATCGCCCGATAGCCCCTGA
- a CDS encoding alpha/beta hydrolase, whose amino-acid sequence MALRMDAAVAEQMAPLFAALGEVEPPPVGDVAARRVNGHRMFDAVSAAGTPAPGVAVQRHALTAADGTTVGLLWYHLSDASGGPGSAALYLHGGGMIFGLEHIGALYDVAIRDYVAASGVPMLVVDYRVAPEHPHPTPVDDCYAALEWLVANAFTLGVDPARIAVMGDSAGGGLAAGVCLMARDRGGPAIAQQLLIYPMLDDRTATPDPQLEPFLTWTYDDNITGWGALLGADAGTDAVSPYAAPARAEDLSGLPDTYLDVGDLDIFRTEDVAYATRLADAGVPTELHVYPGCPHAFEALAADAPVSRRVLSDRIRRLCSL is encoded by the coding sequence ATGGCACTCCGGATGGACGCCGCCGTGGCCGAGCAGATGGCCCCGTTGTTCGCGGCGCTCGGCGAGGTCGAACCACCACCGGTCGGCGATGTCGCCGCGCGCCGCGTGAACGGGCACCGGATGTTCGACGCGGTCTCGGCCGCCGGGACACCGGCACCGGGGGTGGCGGTCCAGCGGCATGCGCTGACCGCCGCCGACGGGACGACAGTCGGTCTGCTCTGGTATCACCTCTCCGACGCGTCCGGTGGCCCGGGCAGCGCCGCGCTGTATCTGCACGGTGGGGGAATGATCTTCGGGCTCGAGCACATCGGCGCCCTCTACGACGTGGCCATCCGCGACTACGTCGCGGCCTCCGGGGTGCCGATGCTCGTCGTCGACTATCGCGTCGCACCCGAACACCCGCACCCCACACCGGTGGACGATTGCTATGCCGCGCTGGAGTGGCTGGTTGCCAACGCCTTCACGCTGGGGGTCGACCCGGCCCGCATCGCGGTGATGGGCGACAGCGCGGGCGGTGGGCTGGCAGCGGGGGTGTGTCTGATGGCCCGCGATCGCGGCGGCCCGGCGATCGCGCAGCAACTGTTGATCTACCCGATGCTCGACGACCGCACCGCGACCCCGGACCCGCAGCTCGAGCCCTTCCTGACCTGGACCTACGACGACAACATCACCGGATGGGGCGCGCTGCTCGGCGCCGACGCGGGCACCGACGCGGTGTCACCGTATGCCGCGCCCGCCCGGGCCGAGGACCTCTCCGGTCTGCCCGACACCTATCTGGACGTCGGCGATCTCGACATCTTCCGCACCGAAGACGTCGCCTACGCGACTCGGCTTGCCGACGCCGGGGTGCCGACCGAACTTCACGTGTACCCCGGCTGCCCGCACGCGTTCGAGGCGTTGGCCGCCGACGCGCCGGTGTCGCGGCGGGTCCTCAGCGATCGGATCCGCCGCCTGTGCAGCCTCTAG
- a CDS encoding ArnT family glycosyltransferase: MTATRLTAAEDQHTVSPFATMIVLPIAGLVAVLHCVAATSAEGYWFDEVYMLAIGRHHLDWGSADQPPITPALAALMDAIAPGSVLALRVPVMLATAAAVVVAALIARELGGDRRAQGVTAFAQATGVWVALGGHWLTPYMLEPVQWLLMVWLLVRWIRVRDDRLLLVFGVVAGVAALTKFQVLLLCAVLIAAVAAVGPRELLRRRLLWAGAAVAALLAAPTLLWQHANGWPQLSMGSVVIGEADALYGGRFGVAVQMLLFAGIIGTALMGYGLWRLWREPELREYRFIGVAFVVLFVVFVAAPGRPYYVAGLYAPLAAFGALGLQHRRQTGRRGRGWLVWMAGVSSAALAAAVLVLSVTIIRADAGEQIAGDTAAAYHALPEEQRQHTVVIGQSYIVAAYLDGYSTRFGLPQAYSTNRSYGFFPPPPAEYDTVLYVGSDDDEISSYFAQSRPIADVGDDMQAYLLTGQRRSWEQIWPRMRTLTVG; the protein is encoded by the coding sequence GTGACCGCGACCCGTTTGACCGCCGCCGAGGATCAGCACACCGTCAGCCCGTTCGCCACGATGATCGTCCTGCCGATCGCGGGCCTGGTCGCTGTATTGCACTGTGTGGCAGCAACATCAGCGGAGGGCTACTGGTTCGACGAGGTGTACATGCTGGCCATCGGCCGACACCACCTCGACTGGGGGTCGGCCGACCAGCCGCCGATCACGCCCGCGCTCGCAGCGCTCATGGACGCGATCGCTCCCGGCTCTGTGCTGGCGCTGCGGGTGCCCGTAATGCTGGCGACCGCCGCCGCCGTGGTGGTCGCCGCGCTCATCGCGCGTGAACTCGGTGGCGATCGTCGAGCACAGGGGGTCACCGCGTTCGCGCAGGCGACCGGTGTGTGGGTCGCCTTGGGCGGGCACTGGCTGACGCCCTACATGCTCGAACCGGTGCAGTGGCTCTTGATGGTCTGGCTGCTCGTCCGGTGGATACGGGTGCGCGACGATCGCCTGCTGCTGGTGTTCGGCGTCGTCGCCGGGGTCGCCGCGTTGACGAAGTTTCAGGTGTTGCTGTTGTGCGCGGTGCTGATCGCGGCGGTCGCCGCGGTCGGCCCCCGCGAGCTGTTGCGCCGCCGGCTGCTGTGGGCGGGTGCCGCCGTCGCGGCACTGCTCGCGGCGCCGACGTTGCTCTGGCAGCACGCCAACGGCTGGCCGCAGCTGAGCATGGGTTCGGTGGTGATCGGCGAGGCCGACGCCCTGTACGGCGGGCGGTTCGGCGTGGCGGTGCAGATGCTGCTCTTCGCGGGGATCATCGGAACGGCGCTGATGGGTTACGGCCTGTGGCGGCTCTGGCGCGAACCGGAACTGCGCGAGTACCGCTTCATCGGCGTCGCGTTCGTCGTGCTGTTCGTGGTGTTCGTCGCCGCTCCGGGCCGGCCTTACTACGTGGCCGGGCTGTACGCCCCGTTGGCGGCTTTCGGGGCGCTGGGACTGCAGCACCGCAGGCAGACGGGTCGCCGCGGGCGTGGGTGGCTGGTGTGGATGGCCGGTGTGTCCAGCGCAGCGCTGGCCGCTGCGGTGCTGGTGTTGTCCGTCACGATCATTCGTGCCGACGCCGGCGAGCAGATCGCCGGCGATACCGCTGCCGCTTACCACGCGTTGCCCGAGGAGCAACGACAGCACACCGTGGTGATCGGGCAGTCCTACATCGTCGCCGCCTACCTCGACGGTTACTCGACTCGCTTCGGGTTGCCGCAGGCCTACAGCACCAACCGCAGCTATGGGTTCTTCCCTCCCCCGCCCGCCGAGTACGACACCGTGCTCTACGTCGGCAGCGACGACGACGAGATCTCCTCGTATTTCGCGCAGAGCCGGCCGATCGCCGACGTAGGCGACGACATGCAGGCCTACCTGCTGACCGGGCAACGCCGATCCTGGGAGCAGATCTGGCCGCGGATGCGCACGTTGACCGTCGGCTGA
- a CDS encoding nuclear transport factor 2 family protein translates to MGQWSREEIEEAFHRYEQAVVEIGDTWDWSSYADQFTEDATYVEHAMGNMTGREPIREWIVSTMNMFPGSEMPHYPVEWYSIDTDKGWVISKVMNRMKDPGDGSIHETPVITVLKYAGDGKWSYEEDAYNPMNFLVMVQGYIKRCHDLGTISDDARTFAKNMNWELG, encoded by the coding sequence ATGGGTCAATGGTCGCGCGAGGAGATCGAAGAGGCGTTTCACCGCTACGAGCAGGCGGTGGTCGAAATCGGCGACACCTGGGACTGGTCGTCCTACGCCGATCAGTTCACCGAAGACGCCACCTACGTCGAGCATGCCATGGGCAACATGACTGGGCGCGAACCGATCCGGGAGTGGATCGTCTCCACGATGAACATGTTTCCGGGCAGCGAGATGCCGCACTATCCGGTCGAGTGGTACTCGATCGATACCGACAAGGGCTGGGTCATCAGCAAGGTGATGAACCGCATGAAGGATCCCGGCGACGGCAGCATCCACGAGACGCCCGTCATCACCGTGCTCAAATATGCCGGGGACGGCAAGTGGAGCTACGAGGAAGACGCCTACAACCCAATGAACTTTCTGGTGATGGTGCAGGGGTACATCAAGCGTTGCCATGATCTCGGAACCATCTCCGACGACGCCCGCACGTTCGCCAAGAACATGAACTGGGAACTGGGCTAA